A segment of the Nomascus leucogenys isolate Asia chromosome 1a, Asia_NLE_v1, whole genome shotgun sequence genome:
GCCTGGTGGGCACCCGGGTCCCCCCAAGCGTCGGCTGTCCTTCCCCACTGGTCACACAAGAGCGGCCGTCCTTCCCCAGCTCGAAGCCCGTAGCACATTCGCAGGCAAAGCCTCCCAAGCCGTCTAGGCAGTTAGGGAGCTCTGTGCATTTGCCAGCACGGAGGTACCTCCCGGGGCAGGGACACAACACTTCGCCCGAGAGTTTGTCCCAGCGAGCGCCGGTTTCGTCCGCGATGCAAGTAATTGAGATCGGGACCTGTCCCCGGCAGAACGCACTCACCTTGGTCCCAGGTGGACTGAAGTCCAGAGCGGCGCTGTGCAGCTGGAAGGGCGCGCGATAGCTCAAGTTAGAGGCGGCCCCGGGGCGCGGCGCAGGACACAAGACCTCAAACTGGTACTTGCACAGGTAGCCGTTGGCGCGCAGGTGGCATCGCATCTCCTTCCAGCCTGCGGGCTCGACCCCACCGGTGGCCTGGAGTACCGCGCATCTGCGCGCGGTGCAGGAGCGTTGGGGCTCCTCCACCCACTGCAGCGTGTCGCTTTCGAGCCCGCCGGCGTCGGAGGACAGCCAGGAGAAACCCCGCAAAGGCTCGTTCTCCAGGGTGCAGTGGGAACGCCCGCGCTCCAGTGCGACCCAGAACAGTAGGTCTTTGGAGCCCCCTCCGGGCCCTGAGCCTGCCCGCAGGAGCGCGAGCACAGCGCGCAGCTCGGCGCCCGCACGCACGGTGCTGAGCGCCCCACCTCGCAGGATGCAGGCCTCCTCGGCCGCCTGCCGCTTCATGGTAGCGTGGTGCAGGCTGTAGCAGGCCCCTGAGGGCGAGCAACCAGCACGGTCGGCAGTGGGGTGTTCGCCGCCGCCCGGCCCAGGCCAGAGCGCCTGCCAGAGGAGGCACAGGGCGAACGCCGGCCTCATCCTCTGAGGCCCCGCACGCAGAGCTGCTACCAACTTGGATCTGTCCCGCTCGAGGACGCGGAGCTGTCTCTGGAGCGCGGTCACCGCCCTCTACAGCTGGCTTCCCCAACCCGATTCCCCCTCCCTTCCGTCCGCCCTCGCTCCCGACTGACCCCCCAACTGCCAAGAATCCCCCCGCGGGCCCAGCGGCCAACAGTTTCCCTTAGGCCGCCACAGGAAATGTGTGCGGAGCGCTGCCAGGCCCCGTGCAGCCCTGATTTATTCTGGGGTCAGGAACACAGCTGGCGCCGGGTACAGGGGACGCAGTCGACTAGAAGGTCAAACACCCCGTTAGAGCAAGAGGAGAAACTCGCCACTGGGATGAAGTGTGTGGGGTTTTTCTCCGTTCAGGGAGTTTCATCAGGGCCGCAGAACCCATAACATGTAGGCGAACATAGGCAGGAAGGACTCGAGAAAGGAACTGGCTTATGATTATAAGACCACGCCCGTCTATTGTGTTTCTGTCCGGAGCTGTGGAGTTAGCGTCAGAATAATTCGTAGACGGCTCCAGTGTTTGGGGGGCCTGTGCCTGTGGGGGAAAAATATGTTGTGAAACAACTTAGCATCTCCTTTAGCCACCAGAGGCAGCACTATTTAACCGCATATCTCTCTATGGGTCTTTGCTTCTCTATTATGTCAAGAGATTTCAGGCGTGCTAACTGCTAAAGAATTTGGAGTTGTTTGGGTATTTTAAATGGGAAATTCTGCTTCTTCCATCAGTACTtgctttagaaatttatttttcatttccacttgTTTCTCTTTGAGATGGACCATACTGATTcattaaagaaaggaaatgtatttctaggacgaaatgaaaaataatggccATAGATCTTAACAGTTAGGTTGTTAGCTTTCCTTGCCACTGTATTGGTTCAGAAATTCTTCAAGTTTATAGGTTATACATAAATGAGTTCGTGGCCTTATAAATATTCGAGAACAACTGCCCTATGTGTGATTTTAGCCTTGAACTATTTTAGTATCATTTTCTCCTATGATTGAGTGGCAGCATTTATAATAGTAAGTTGTAAACATCTCCTTTAAGGAAAATTAGAGTtccttaagaaattaaaatgtttattccaTTATAATGAATATTGTATACTGTCAAAAAAATATCTTGTAATTTGAAAGATGGGTGAGCCAATTTCTTCAGAATTCCAAtgggtgttttgttttaatataaacatttcaacTCAATGGGAAGTGGCAAGGAATTAATGATGAATAAAGAAAGTAAAGGTTAAAAACTGTACTGTTATGAAAGGATTTCTTGTTAGCAACTTAGACAATTCAGTATCAGTTTAGAAAACATACATTCTACCTTGGTTCATAATGGCCAAATATGTTGCCATCAGAAATACATAAAGAGTTTCAGCTAAGCCCTCTTAGAGATGTCTGATGCTTTTAAATATCTTGAATCAGAATGAAAGCTGTCATTCCATGGATAATGCATATAAACTCACTTCATTGTACTGCATTCAGGTTGatgaggggtgggagggaaggttTCAGGATCACATCTGTATGGTACCATCTTAATTTTACCATAACTCTCATTCTTCTTTCGTCCTGGAAATTCCATGTATCTTAACAAACAACAGTAAGCCCATGAGTCATCATCATACTTACCTTGCTTTTGCTAAGTATGGAGCTTTGCACTAGGATTTCTCTCCTGCCCTTTCTATTTCCCAATTTAAAGAACATTCCTTAGTCCTTCTCTTCAGATGTCTGAGAATCACCTTAAACGTGGCTTTGCATTTAAATTAGGTAACTTAGTGTCTTATAAGAAAGAAACATGAAGATCCAGAAATCGaactgaatggattttaaaaaatgcttagtcACTTGGGCCAGCTCTCTACAGACCATTGCAATCTTATGACTGTGTTTGTAAACGTGGCCATGTAGtgcagtatttttaataaaatatttttcaaacttaaGTAGTCAATGGAAATTTCTTAGATAGCTTTAAAAATCGTTTGGGATGAGATGAGGTGTCTACagtaagaaagaatgaatagCTGGAAAGCTTACAGTAAATACATGATCTCACTCCCTGACATTCTGTCAAGGGGAGTGGGATTATAGCAGAGAACACATTGGCCATAATGACTATATGAGAGTACTGACCATGACCATGACCATATCATGGAATGACACAAGAGTTAGAAACAATTAGCTCAAAGTAGGATGTAAATAGTTTTGTAATTAGTTTGAAATAGACAGTTTATCTGACCAAAATAGAAATGGAggaaagtttctattttttaataatatttattaagataaTAATATAGAACCATTTTACCCTCAGTGGACTCCAAATGCCTAAAAATCTTATAATACCAAATGTGAATCTATTGGCTCTTTTACATGTTACAGATTAgagcaaccactttggaaaaatttgacactttttttcactgaaattgaatatttgcaaactctagCACTTCCATGGTAAGTTATAAAACTAAGAGAAATTTTTGCACATGTACAACAGAAGAtatgtaaaaaatgtttatagtgaCACTATTCGTATTAACAAAACCTTGAATCAATCAAAATATCcaaaaacagtataaaaataaactgtagtatattcactaatttaatattatataggAGTCAAAATTAGTACAATATAGTGGCAAGTaacaatatgaatttattttagcAATACAATGTTAATGGACAGAAGTTCCAAAAATTATAGAGTCTGACATTTTTATACAATTAAAAGAACAGTACTagatatatgtttgtgtattcTTTAGAAAAACAGttacaataaaatgagataaaagaaacaataaacataaGATTCTTAGTGATGCGCCTTTTGggtgagaggaagagaaggatggAATGTTAGGGGAACTAGCAGGCTTGATATGGGCTGTTGATAGAGTCCTAGCTTTTGTTTTTGTGCAGTGGCTTTGTGTCACTACCCAAATAATGGAAtctttattctattatttaaaataaataattagtaatgaacaaataaatcaaaatagcTATATCTGGATAAATAATAAGTGAATGGACATGAAGcaggaattaaaattaatttaattctgAGTGGCTgagtttcaaaatgaaaagtaaaaataaaatcaaaatgttaattacctttaaaatatatcttcaatatatttattttattattatacttcaagttctggagtacatgtgcagaacatacaggtttgttacatacgtatacacgtgccagggtggtttgctgcacccatcaacctgtcatctacattaggtatttctcctaatgctatccctcccctagccccccaccccctgacaggccctggtatgtgatgttcccctccctgtgtccatgtgttctcattgttcaactcccacttatgagtgagaacatgcagtgtttggttttctgttcttgtgttagtttgctgagaatgatggtttccaacttcatccatgtccctgcaaaggacatgaactcatccttttttatgactgcaagTATTCCacgctgtatatgtgccacattttctttacccagccTGGGCATTTTGCTTCACCTGAGTGCATTCCTTGTGGCCTGGGAGCATTTCAGATACCCTAGTGCACCTAGAACCCAAGCCCAAGGGTCCAGAG
Coding sequences within it:
- the CLEC14A gene encoding C-type lectin domain family 14 member A: MRPAFALCLLWQALWPGPGGGEHPTADRAGCSPSGACYSLHHATMKRQAAEEACILRGGALSTVRAGAELRAVLALLRAGSGPGGGSKDLLFWVALERGRSHCTLENEPLRGFSWLSSDAGGLESDTLQWVEEPQRSCTARRCAVLQATGGVEPAGWKEMRCHLRANGYLCKYQFEVLCPAPRPGAASNLSYRAPFQLHSAALDFSPPGTKVSAFCRGQVPISITCIADETGARWDKLSGEVLCPCPGRYLRAGKCTELPNCLDGLGGFACECATGFELGKDGRSCVTSGEGQPTLGGTRVPTRRPPATATSPVPQRTWSIRVDEKLGGIPLVPEQDNSVTSIPEIPGWGSQSTMSTLQMSLQAESKATITPSGSVISKFNSTTSSATPPAFDSSSAVVFIFVSTAVVVLVILTMTVLGLVKLCCHESPSSQPRKESVGPPGLESDPEPTALGSSSAHCTNNGVKVGDCDLRDRAEGALLAESSLRSGDA